A stretch of the Balneola vulgaris DSM 17893 genome encodes the following:
- the wecB gene encoding non-hydrolyzing UDP-N-acetylglucosamine 2-epimerase encodes MNIGILFGTRPEIIKLAPVYKELQNRAIPTTVIHTGQHEELASSMLDLFQIKVDYNLKSMHHAPGLAALTEYLLHHLSKLLRTIKLDALIVQGDTTSAYVGALAAFYLKIPVYHVEAGLRSFDMHNPFPEELNRKQISAIATHHFAPTTQAIHNLVNEGISEDAITLTGNTVVDALKTIRALSNYQNSTPSLLSSISQEDKLVLLTLHRRENIGKPFIQVLKAIHQLLVVEPNIIVLFPAHPNPKLQESIEAFSVNNERFKILSPLGYVEFQHLLDRCDLILTDSGGLQEEAAALGKKLLVLRTKTERQELLDSDFTELLGTDPKKIVEATHRVLSNASKKMPLSVYGDGNTAKKIVDHLLTR; translated from the coding sequence ATGAATATCGGAATACTCTTTGGTACCCGTCCTGAAATAATTAAGCTAGCTCCAGTTTATAAGGAATTACAAAACAGAGCAATTCCCACTACGGTCATTCACACTGGGCAACATGAAGAATTAGCATCAAGTATGTTGGATCTATTTCAGATTAAGGTAGACTACAACCTGAAGAGCATGCACCATGCACCGGGATTAGCAGCTCTAACCGAGTATTTACTTCATCACCTTTCCAAGCTATTGCGTACGATTAAATTAGATGCGCTCATTGTTCAAGGCGATACCACTTCTGCTTATGTTGGTGCCTTAGCGGCGTTTTATTTAAAGATACCTGTATATCACGTGGAAGCTGGACTTCGATCTTTTGATATGCATAATCCATTTCCTGAAGAATTAAATCGAAAACAAATTAGTGCCATTGCAACCCATCATTTTGCACCAACTACGCAAGCAATACATAATCTAGTGAATGAGGGAATTTCAGAAGATGCCATTACGCTAACTGGCAACACTGTTGTTGATGCCCTAAAGACAATTCGTGCTCTTTCTAATTACCAAAACTCAACCCCTTCCCTTTTATCATCCATTTCACAGGAAGATAAACTGGTGCTCCTTACACTTCACCGTCGTGAAAACATCGGGAAGCCATTCATTCAGGTATTGAAAGCGATTCATCAATTGTTGGTAGTAGAACCAAACATTATCGTGTTATTCCCTGCACATCCTAACCCGAAATTACAGGAGAGCATTGAAGCCTTTTCAGTGAACAACGAACGGTTCAAAATTCTATCACCGCTTGGATATGTTGAATTTCAGCACTTATTAGATCGTTGTGATTTAATATTAACTGACTCAGGTGGACTTCAAGAGGAAGCCGCAGCACTTGGGAAAAAGTTATTGGTATTGCGAACCAAGACGGAACGTCAGGAGCTTCTAGATTCAGACTTTACTGAATTACTTGGTACAGATCCCAAAAAGATTGTTGAAGCTACACATCGTGTTCTTTCGAATGCATCCAAAAAAATGCCCTTATCCGTTTATGGAGATGGGAATACAGCTAAAAAAATTGTTGATCACTTACTAACTAGATAG
- the pssA gene encoding CDP-diacylglycerol--serine O-phosphatidyltransferase — MKYPIQKKYGSFKEKRERQRRNKPPVNRRIAVPSFFTLMNLFSGFLAIISIANGELERGAWLIAVAGLFDVLDGLMARLADATSDFGIELDSLSDMVSFGVAPGFLIYTFSLHELGTLGILISAIPPLCGAVRLARFNVNARLSPKADYFIGLPIPAQAIILGSFFLTFKDELDLFQGLDQGVNSVLVPVVILISFLMVSTIHFDKIPRFDRRSIKEKRGRILLLVAYLILIIFFKEYGLMIVFIVFITKGLVLGAIHYFSNDFDVDGEEHFQDYS, encoded by the coding sequence ATGAAATACCCTATCCAAAAAAAGTACGGTTCATTCAAAGAAAAGCGAGAGCGACAAAGGCGGAATAAACCTCCTGTAAATCGCAGGATAGCAGTGCCTAGCTTCTTCACCTTGATGAACTTATTTAGTGGTTTCCTAGCTATCATATCTATTGCAAATGGAGAGTTAGAGCGTGGAGCATGGTTGATTGCAGTAGCAGGCCTCTTCGACGTTTTAGATGGCCTTATGGCTCGACTAGCGGACGCTACCAGCGACTTTGGTATAGAACTCGACTCATTAAGTGATATGGTCTCATTTGGGGTAGCTCCTGGTTTTCTAATCTATACGTTCAGCTTACATGAATTAGGAACACTAGGAATTCTAATTAGTGCTATTCCACCATTATGTGGTGCAGTAAGATTGGCGCGTTTCAATGTAAATGCACGCTTATCACCTAAAGCTGATTATTTTATTGGTCTACCAATTCCAGCTCAAGCCATTATTCTTGGTTCGTTTTTCCTCACTTTTAAAGATGAGTTAGATTTATTTCAAGGACTTGATCAAGGGGTAAACTCGGTACTTGTACCAGTTGTTATACTGATCTCATTTCTGATGGTAAGCACGATTCATTTTGATAAAATTCCTCGCTTTGATCGTCGATCTATAAAAGAGAAAAGAGGTCGAATTTTACTGTTAGTGGCCTATTTAATACTGATCATATTCTTCAAAGAATATGGCCTCATGATCGTTTTTATAGTGTTCATCACTAAAGGACTTGTTCTAGGAGCGATTCACTATTTCAGTAATGATTTTGATGTGGACGGAGAAGAGCATTTCCAAGATTACAGCTGA
- a CDS encoding phosphatidylserine decarboxylase family protein, protein MFARDGYFTMAAATVITATVCALTYTYVDHWIAYLLYAVVLVSWGIVIYFFRDPERTTPEGDNLIISPADGVVVQIKEYEEDVYIKGKATQISIFLSPLDVHVNRNPVDGKLEYLKYHPGKYLMAWNEHASELNERADFGVLHPTGTKFFFKQITGFLARRIVYHIKEGDQLKAGERFGMMKFGSRMDVIVPNNVVIKVREGDRTVAGESVIGEILL, encoded by the coding sequence ATGTTCGCACGCGACGGTTATTTTACAATGGCTGCTGCCACCGTAATTACGGCAACAGTCTGTGCCCTTACTTACACTTACGTTGATCATTGGATAGCATACCTTCTGTATGCCGTGGTGTTAGTTTCCTGGGGGATTGTTATTTATTTTTTCAGAGATCCAGAACGAACTACACCTGAGGGAGATAATTTAATTATTTCACCAGCTGATGGGGTAGTAGTTCAGATAAAAGAATACGAGGAAGATGTTTACATCAAAGGTAAGGCTACTCAAATTAGTATCTTTTTATCTCCGTTGGATGTTCATGTAAACAGAAATCCAGTGGATGGTAAACTGGAGTATTTGAAATACCATCCTGGAAAGTATTTAATGGCATGGAACGAACATGCTTCTGAGTTAAATGAGCGGGCAGATTTTGGTGTACTTCACCCAACGGGTACTAAGTTTTTCTTTAAACAAATTACCGGTTTCTTAGCTCGCCGAATTGTATATCATATCAAAGAAGGCGACCAGCTTAAAGCAGGCGAGCGTTTTGGAATGATGAAGTTCGGTTCACGTATGGATGTGATTGTACCTAATAATGTGGTAATCAAAGTTAGAGAGGGCGATCGTACTGTTGCAGGTGAATCTGTAATTGGGGAGATTCTCCTATGA
- the rseP gene encoding RIP metalloprotease RseP, with product MEFFDILKTIGIFVGALMILVFIHELGHFLAAKFFGMRVERFSVGFPPRIWGFKKGDTDYCIGATPLGGYVKISGMVDESMDTEHLEAEPQPWEYRSKPVWQRMIVITAGVIFNMILAFFIFSGLVMTNGKLVVPVENIDGIYVTEESILHEIGFRNNDKIIGVNGEEVVYFNDLVASSVLTAEDLSYIVIRDGEQITVPVSSNFLDSLQTRGFISPELILPSIPSGIVEGSPASEAGLQRGDKIIAVNGAEVGYWIQLTSLIESNPENTPMELEILRDGEVRTVSVTPSSDNTLGIYPPDLDIAGGIRIDYGFGESLAAGWDETAEQTTGILQGFARMISGDISVKQNLGGPIAIANMTRQATDSNGWIGFWTITALLSITLAIMNILPIPALDGGHLVFLIYEGITRREPTEKVKIIAQNIGFFVLVSLMLFVVFNDVIKLF from the coding sequence ATGGAATTTTTCGACATTTTAAAGACGATCGGCATCTTTGTGGGTGCGCTTATGATCTTAGTATTTATACACGAACTGGGTCATTTCTTGGCAGCCAAATTTTTTGGGATGCGTGTTGAGCGTTTTTCAGTAGGATTCCCACCACGTATATGGGGATTCAAAAAAGGCGATACTGATTATTGTATTGGTGCCACTCCACTTGGTGGATATGTGAAGATATCAGGTATGGTAGATGAAAGTATGGATACCGAACATCTAGAAGCTGAGCCACAACCCTGGGAATATAGAAGTAAACCCGTTTGGCAGAGGATGATCGTGATTACAGCGGGTGTGATATTCAATATGATTTTAGCCTTCTTTATTTTCTCTGGCTTAGTTATGACCAATGGTAAATTGGTAGTACCTGTTGAAAACATTGATGGTATTTATGTTACAGAAGAGTCGATTTTACATGAGATTGGATTCCGAAATAATGACAAGATCATTGGAGTGAATGGGGAAGAGGTTGTGTACTTCAATGACTTAGTTGCCTCTTCAGTGCTTACAGCAGAAGATTTAAGCTACATTGTTATTCGTGATGGTGAGCAAATAACCGTTCCAGTTTCTTCCAATTTCTTGGATAGCTTACAAACTAGAGGATTTATCTCTCCTGAGTTGATACTCCCTAGCATACCTTCCGGTATTGTTGAAGGCTCGCCTGCTTCAGAAGCGGGGCTTCAACGAGGTGATAAAATTATTGCTGTAAATGGTGCCGAGGTTGGGTATTGGATTCAGTTAACATCGTTGATTGAATCGAATCCTGAGAATACGCCAATGGAATTGGAGATTCTAAGAGATGGTGAAGTTCGCACAGTGAGTGTGACTCCATCTAGTGACAACACCTTAGGAATCTACCCACCTGATTTGGATATAGCTGGTGGTATTCGCATTGACTATGGTTTTGGTGAATCATTGGCCGCAGGTTGGGATGAAACTGCAGAACAAACCACTGGTATTCTTCAGGGTTTTGCAAGAATGATTTCAGGTGATATTTCCGTTAAACAAAACTTAGGCGGACCGATTGCCATCGCCAATATGACTCGTCAAGCCACCGACTCTAACGGATGGATTGGATTCTGGACTATCACTGCTTTATTGAGTATTACTTTAGCTATAATGAATATCCTACCAATTCCTGCCCTCGATGGAGGTCATTTGGTATTCTTAATTTATGAAGGTATTACACGTAGGGAACCAACCGAGAAAGTGAAAATCATTGCTCAAAATATTGGGTTCTTCGTATTGGTTTCCTTAATGCTTTTTGTAGTCTTTAATGACGTTATAAAACTATTTTAA
- a CDS encoding 1-deoxy-D-xylulose-5-phosphate reductoisomerase → MKLQRLALLGSTGSIGTQVLEVVRQHPNKFTIHTLTANRNWEALADQINEFSPEYGVICDSSHIDDLKKAVQTNTKILSAKDALVEIVRMNEVDTVLNSLVGFAGFIPTIEALKAGKKVALANKESLVVGGEIIRDILNEYEGTLLPVDSEHSAMLQSIVGERPENIEEIIITASGGPFKDFTAEQMKSVTVEQALKHPNWDMGAKITIDSATMMNKGLEIIEAKWLFDIPVSKITPVIHPQSIIHSIVTFVDGSSKAQLGPPDMKVPIIYALSYPDRLELDTPRMNWGHTHDLTFAPVDYARFPCVKLAIDAIADGGTSPAILNAANEVAVKRFLNKEINYIDIPKVVDVSLNKWASNIELTIDNLLAVDKETRAYAAQIN, encoded by the coding sequence TTGAAATTACAAAGACTGGCGTTACTTGGTTCAACGGGTTCGATTGGAACACAGGTTTTAGAAGTTGTACGCCAACATCCGAATAAATTTACTATTCATACACTTACTGCTAACAGAAACTGGGAAGCACTAGCAGATCAAATCAATGAATTTTCACCCGAATACGGGGTTATTTGTGATTCCTCACATATTGATGATTTAAAGAAGGCTGTTCAAACGAATACAAAAATTCTTTCAGCTAAGGATGCATTGGTTGAGATTGTTCGAATGAATGAAGTTGATACCGTGTTAAATAGCTTAGTAGGTTTTGCTGGTTTTATACCTACCATTGAAGCGCTTAAAGCGGGCAAAAAAGTAGCACTGGCAAATAAAGAATCACTTGTTGTTGGTGGCGAGATTATTCGAGACATCTTAAATGAATATGAAGGTACTTTATTACCTGTTGACTCTGAGCATAGTGCGATGCTACAAAGTATAGTTGGTGAACGGCCTGAAAACATTGAAGAGATTATTATTACGGCGAGTGGCGGACCATTTAAAGATTTCACAGCAGAGCAGATGAAAAGTGTTACGGTTGAACAGGCACTGAAGCATCCGAACTGGGATATGGGAGCCAAGATAACTATCGATTCGGCCACCATGATGAATAAAGGCTTGGAGATTATTGAAGCTAAATGGCTATTCGACATTCCCGTTTCAAAGATTACTCCGGTGATTCATCCTCAAAGTATTATTCATTCAATAGTCACTTTTGTTGATGGTTCTAGCAAAGCACAACTAGGTCCACCCGATATGAAAGTGCCTATTATTTATGCTCTGAGTTATCCGGATCGTTTAGAGCTTGACACTCCTCGAATGAATTGGGGACACACACACGATTTAACCTTTGCGCCCGTTGATTATGCGCGCTTTCCATGTGTGAAATTAGCGATCGATGCTATAGCGGATGGAGGGACTTCGCCAGCTATCTTAAACGCAGCAAATGAAGTGGCGGTAAAGCGCTTTTTGAATAAAGAAATTAATTATATTGACATCCCAAAAGTTGTGGATGTTAGCCTCAATAAATGGGCATCAAATATTGAATTAACAATAGATAATCTGTTAGCGGTAGACAAAGAGACGCGAGCCTACGCCGCACAAATAAATTAA
- a CDS encoding histone deacetylase, with product MRVSYSPGYYATIPNEHIFPMKKFQGLHRYLLDQHIITESEVIEPSMVDFVHLFTAHTQRYAKAVWDGALDRKEIRRMGLPWSKSLAIRSRLAVQGTINASIIALQDGMAGNLAGGTHHAMPDHGEGFCVYNDVAVAIKMLKQTKWINNAMVIDCDVHQGNGTAEIFKDDDTVFTYSIHGEKNYPFVKPPSTMDVGLEDGTTDELYIRSLIQSLDQAYNQFKPDLVYYLGGIDILETDHFGRLSMTLAGLRERDRVVIELAHQNGIPLVLLLSGGYAPSLNETVVAHSQMFEIAKELGF from the coding sequence TTGAGAGTTAGTTACAGTCCGGGTTATTACGCAACCATACCCAATGAGCATATCTTCCCAATGAAGAAATTTCAAGGGTTGCATAGGTACTTACTAGATCAACACATTATTACCGAAAGTGAGGTCATTGAACCCTCTATGGTTGATTTTGTGCATTTGTTTACCGCTCACACTCAACGATATGCCAAAGCTGTTTGGGATGGGGCTTTAGATCGAAAAGAGATTAGAAGGATGGGGCTGCCTTGGTCGAAGAGTTTGGCTATTCGTTCTCGTTTGGCCGTTCAAGGCACCATCAATGCAAGTATCATTGCCTTACAAGATGGGATGGCTGGAAACTTAGCCGGTGGCACTCACCATGCCATGCCTGATCACGGTGAGGGTTTCTGTGTATATAATGATGTGGCCGTAGCTATTAAAATGCTGAAGCAAACCAAGTGGATTAATAACGCCATGGTTATAGATTGCGATGTGCATCAAGGGAATGGAACAGCTGAAATTTTTAAAGACGACGACACGGTATTCACATACTCCATTCATGGTGAGAAGAACTATCCCTTTGTTAAACCACCTTCTACTATGGATGTAGGTCTAGAAGATGGCACCACTGATGAACTGTATATCCGCTCGCTCATTCAAAGTTTAGACCAAGCATACAACCAATTTAAGCCAGATTTAGTGTATTACCTCGGAGGTATAGATATTCTAGAAACCGATCACTTTGGGCGACTATCAATGACATTAGCGGGCTTGAGAGAACGAGATCGAGTGGTAATTGAACTAGCTCACCAAAATGGCATTCCCTTGGTGCTTTTATTATCAGGGGGATATGCACCCTCTTTGAATGAAACAGTAGTAGCGCATTCTCAGATGTTTGAAATAGCCAAAGAATTGGGTTTCTAA
- the pgeF gene encoding peptidoglycan editing factor PgeF encodes MKSYQLEVLSPKKLNNQSIQSWFTLKGKLVREDASIHGLNLGYNTEENPDIIRDNRDLLAEFINTPKLNIAFAKQVHSNEIRNVEQGGIYLNVDGFVSKTPGIALAIQVADCAAVLFADEENGVIGACHAGWRGAVADIVLNTIKEMEVIGATKNTISVYISPCISSAKFEVGEEVASQFPDEFVIREGSRKPHIDLKAFLIHQLENAGIANERIEANKDCTYLDSQAYYSYRREGKRSGRMMGIIKLND; translated from the coding sequence ATGAAGTCTTACCAGCTTGAAGTTTTATCACCAAAAAAGCTCAACAATCAAAGCATTCAATCATGGTTTACTCTAAAAGGTAAACTTGTTCGTGAAGATGCAAGCATCCATGGCCTAAATCTGGGGTATAACACCGAAGAGAATCCTGATATAATTCGCGATAATCGTGATTTATTAGCTGAATTCATTAATACTCCGAAGCTGAACATTGCATTTGCTAAACAAGTGCATAGCAATGAAATTAGGAATGTAGAGCAAGGCGGCATATATCTAAATGTTGATGGGTTTGTGAGTAAGACGCCTGGTATCGCATTAGCCATTCAGGTAGCCGACTGTGCCGCTGTTTTATTTGCCGATGAGGAAAATGGCGTGATTGGAGCTTGCCATGCTGGGTGGAGAGGAGCTGTAGCAGATATCGTTCTGAATACCATAAAGGAAATGGAAGTTATAGGGGCTACTAAGAACACAATTAGTGTATATATCAGCCCGTGTATTTCTTCTGCGAAATTTGAAGTGGGTGAAGAAGTAGCAAGTCAATTTCCAGATGAGTTCGTGATACGAGAAGGGAGTCGAAAGCCACATATTGATTTAAAAGCTTTTCTGATCCATCAATTAGAAAATGCGGGTATAGCCAATGAACGCATCGAAGCAAATAAGGATTGTACCTACTTAGATTCACAGGCATATTATTCCTATCGCCGCGAGGGTAAAAGAAGCGGTAGAATGATGGGGATAATCAAACTAAATGATTAA
- the aroE gene encoding shikimate dehydrogenase, with protein sequence MNFRTFLESERSKLSHYLLIGNPISHSLSPLMHNTALAHNKIGGEYISVSVAASDITSLIAHCNQPAFLGANVTIPHKELLYETVDALSEEAMEIGAVNTIVKEQGKLVGYNTDAYGFIEPIRSYVDDLSGERVIIFGSGGATKAIVYALSAIGVQEIILVSRRPENFDDHYDNRVSRCSYDEWQSFAEDATMIVNATPLGMTPNTEASPVKDNEVDLLEGKICYDVVYNPRITKFLRQAEEAGGTPIEGIDMLIHQGDKSFNLWTGFNFPIDIIRSKINEVLPA encoded by the coding sequence TTGAATTTCAGAACATTTCTTGAATCCGAACGAAGTAAACTTTCTCATTACTTACTCATCGGTAATCCTATAAGTCATAGTCTTTCTCCGTTAATGCACAACACGGCATTAGCTCATAATAAAATTGGGGGAGAGTATATCTCAGTTTCAGTGGCAGCAAGTGATATCACCAGCTTAATTGCTCACTGTAATCAACCTGCATTTTTAGGGGCTAATGTTACCATCCCTCATAAAGAGTTACTCTATGAGACGGTAGATGCCCTAAGTGAAGAAGCTATGGAAATAGGCGCTGTAAATACCATTGTAAAAGAGCAGGGTAAATTAGTTGGCTACAATACCGATGCCTATGGATTTATTGAGCCTATCAGGTCTTATGTAGATGACTTATCTGGCGAAAGAGTTATCATATTTGGATCGGGTGGGGCAACCAAAGCAATTGTATATGCTCTTAGTGCAATCGGTGTTCAAGAAATCATTTTAGTATCTCGAAGACCTGAAAACTTTGATGATCATTATGACAACCGAGTTTCCCGTTGTAGCTATGATGAATGGCAAAGTTTTGCGGAAGACGCAACAATGATCGTGAATGCTACTCCTTTAGGTATGACACCCAACACAGAGGCTTCTCCGGTGAAAGACAATGAAGTGGATTTATTAGAAGGAAAAATATGCTACGATGTAGTGTATAATCCTAGAATCACTAAATTTTTACGCCAAGCTGAAGAAGCAGGAGGAACTCCCATTGAAGGTATTGATATGCTCATACATCAAGGGGATAAATCTTTTAATCTGTGGACGGGGTTTAACTTTCCGATTGATATAATTAGATCCAAAATTAATGAAGTCTTACCAGCTTGA
- a CDS encoding SRPBCC family protein translates to MAHERIEIDLPLAKVYELLSNPVEFPKFLSRIDSVTRINSQTFEYKTKIGNEEFQWTTNLIDNLRNTRFAWITINGNLNQTGTIRFTPLDNGERTRVEFSLDYRTFFGEPSEDVASFIEDSPAQLAKDLETFKKLAESGTFKETEIESKEESEEVTA, encoded by the coding sequence ATGGCGCACGAAAGAATCGAAATTGATTTACCTCTTGCCAAAGTGTATGAGCTATTAAGCAATCCAGTTGAATTCCCTAAGTTCTTGAGTCGTATCGACTCAGTTACTCGAATAAACTCACAAACTTTCGAGTACAAAACCAAGATAGGAAACGAAGAGTTTCAATGGACAACTAATTTGATCGATAATTTACGCAACACTCGTTTTGCGTGGATTACTATCAACGGTAATTTAAACCAAACAGGAACTATTCGTTTTACTCCTCTGGATAACGGCGAGCGCACTCGCGTTGAGTTCTCATTAGACTACCGTACCTTCTTTGGAGAGCCTAGCGAAGACGTGGCTTCTTTCATCGAAGATTCTCCTGCACAATTGGCTAAAGATCTTGAAACATTCAAGAAACTGGCTGAGTCTGGAACTTTTAAAGAGACTGAAATTGAGTCTAAAGAAGAAAGTGAAGAGGTAACTGCGTAG
- a CDS encoding tetratricopeptide repeat protein, whose amino-acid sequence MKNLILTSLLTIGLLTACSVSDESKNIVSEQEIKPFLSSELWVQNSGLDQAKEEVEFWQEKLDKNETPVYRMKLASAYQALFGITRDVEYLAKADAQLMKSNEFYKGENAEVLQALAQISITKHDFQTAIDYAEQALVVKKDDLYSKMIIFDASMETGDYEHARHILENEITNKASFNFLIRNTQFQDHIGDSEASLNALRAAQDRVDYSKSLVAWTSSNLGDRLGHNGEVKASYDMFKYALNQESSKASYLHSLKGIAYIAYAHDGNVAFAKEILSFIEQNVSAPDVKLLQAEIAEYEGNDALKTSYLKAFYEEASKEKYYRMYDVELIKLAATEFGDYTFAASLLDKEISNRPNPTTYSTQAWILHHQGETEKAQKIIEEKVIGKTFEPEPTYIAGIVLASNGDNEKGTQLMKEALESEFELGPVTAKMIRSHIQ is encoded by the coding sequence ATGAAAAACCTGATACTAACATCCTTACTAACTATAGGCTTATTGACGGCTTGTTCAGTTAGCGATGAATCAAAGAATATTGTAAGCGAGCAAGAAATAAAGCCTTTTCTATCTAGTGAACTATGGGTTCAAAATAGTGGCTTAGATCAAGCAAAAGAAGAAGTTGAGTTCTGGCAAGAGAAATTAGATAAGAACGAGACCCCCGTATACCGAATGAAGTTGGCTTCAGCATATCAGGCACTATTTGGTATAACAAGAGATGTAGAATATTTAGCGAAAGCTGATGCTCAGCTTATGAAGAGCAATGAATTTTATAAAGGCGAAAATGCTGAAGTACTGCAAGCATTAGCTCAAATATCTATTACCAAGCACGATTTTCAGACAGCCATTGATTATGCTGAACAAGCCTTAGTTGTTAAAAAAGACGATTTATATAGCAAAATGATCATTTTTGATGCTAGTATGGAAACGGGCGATTACGAACATGCCCGCCATATTTTAGAAAATGAAATAACCAACAAAGCTTCTTTCAATTTTTTAATCCGAAATACTCAGTTTCAAGATCATATAGGCGATTCTGAAGCTTCATTAAATGCACTAAGAGCTGCACAAGACCGTGTAGATTATAGTAAGAGCTTAGTGGCGTGGACCAGCAGTAATTTAGGAGATAGACTAGGCCACAATGGTGAAGTGAAGGCTTCATACGATATGTTCAAATACGCATTAAATCAGGAATCTTCGAAAGCCTCATATTTACATTCTCTAAAAGGAATCGCTTATATCGCATATGCACATGACGGAAATGTGGCTTTTGCGAAAGAGATTTTAAGCTTTATAGAGCAAAATGTAAGTGCTCCTGATGTTAAATTATTGCAAGCTGAAATAGCTGAGTACGAAGGGAATGATGCCTTGAAAACATCCTATTTAAAAGCCTTTTATGAAGAAGCTTCAAAGGAGAAGTACTATCGCATGTATGATGTTGAACTCATTAAATTAGCTGCTACTGAGTTTGGCGATTATACTTTTGCAGCTTCATTATTAGATAAAGAAATTTCAAATAGACCAAATCCTACCACTTATAGTACTCAAGCATGGATTTTACACCATCAAGGTGAAACTGAAAAAGCTCAAAAAATTATTGAGGAAAAAGTAATAGGCAAAACTTTTGAGCCCGAACCTACTTATATCGCTGGTATAGTATTAGCTAGCAATGGTGATAATGAGAAAGGAACCCAACTCATGAAAGAAGCACTAGAAAGTGAGTTTGAGTTAGGCCCTGTAACAGCGAAAATGATTCGCTCTCATATCCAATAA
- a CDS encoding DUF4331 family protein codes for MKITRLFTLLLLSGLTAMACSTSSNDDDAPMTPIDENAQFSTSDQMGRPAINTVFVSADNKNTFNTTLPSEQSAAFSSAFLAKLNALTADKYTTNALGQDAATFTGLLATDVLNVSLNGTTTFFDGQNVLTGRALADDVISVELLLIFGGPAGDGMQEDGTDFSALTDDNVSSNDKEFLSTFPYLASPW; via the coding sequence ATGAAGATTACAAGACTATTTACCCTTTTATTGCTGAGTGGCCTTACTGCCATGGCATGTAGCACCAGCAGCAACGACGATGACGCTCCAATGACGCCCATCGATGAAAACGCACAATTTTCAACTTCTGACCAAATGGGACGCCCGGCTATAAACACCGTGTTCGTTTCAGCAGATAACAAAAATACATTTAACACAACGTTGCCATCAGAGCAATCAGCCGCATTTTCAAGCGCATTTTTAGCAAAGCTGAATGCCTTAACCGCTGATAAGTACACAACTAATGCATTGGGACAAGATGCTGCAACCTTTACAGGTTTATTAGCAACCGATGTTCTTAATGTATCATTAAACGGTACAACTACTTTCTTTGATGGTCAGAATGTACTAACGGGTCGTGCTTTAGCCGATGACGTTATTAGTGTGGAATTACTACTGATTTTCGGTGGTCCTGCAGGTGATGGAATGCAAGAAGATGGCACAGACTTTTCTGCGCTAACAGATGATAATGTAAGCTCGAACGATAAAGAGTTTCTATCCACATTTCCTTACCTAGCTAGTCCTTGGTAA
- a CDS encoding DUF4331 family protein → MKFKKLTYSLLSLLAVGSLIVFAADHIDAPAVSGTNVDITDYYAFQSPENNDNLVFVANTQGLLSPSATGDANFNSNTMIQFNIDNSGDNIEDLVIQVIFADGKAYAYGPVQPSLTGLTSGVEFDAVNQISVDITPYGSEANIASESGMKLFAGPRDDPFFMDFAQYNEIIAGNASGFNNPGDDTFAGTNVMSVVVEVPKSALGSSSTINTWVSSKTRIN, encoded by the coding sequence ATGAAATTTAAGAAACTAACCTACTCACTATTATCACTTTTAGCAGTGGGCTCATTGATCGTATTCGCAGCCGATCACATTGATGCACCAGCTGTATCAGGTACGAATGTAGATATCACTGACTACTACGCTTTTCAAAGCCCTGAAAACAACGACAATCTAGTTTTTGTAGCTAACACTCAAGGACTTCTTTCACCATCTGCTACAGGCGATGCAAACTTCAATTCAAACACCATGATTCAATTTAATATTGATAACAGTGGTGACAATATTGAAGACTTAGTTATTCAAGTAATCTTCGCAGACGGTAAGGCATATGCTTACGGTCCAGTTCAACCATCTTTAACTGGTTTAACCAGTGGTGTTGAATTTGATGCTGTAAATCAGATTTCTGTTGATATCACTCCGTACGGTAGTGAAGCAAATATTGCCTCTGAAAGTGGAATGAAGCTTTTCGCAGGACCAAGAGACGATCCGTTCTTCATGGATTTTGCTCAGTACAATGAAATTATTGCAGGTAATGCCTCTGGTTTCAACAATCCAGGCGATGACACTTTCGCTGGTACAAATGTTATGAGTGTTGTGGTAGAAGTACCTAAATCAGCACTTGGTAGCAGCAGCACGATTAATACATGGGTTTCTTCGAAAACACGTATTAACTAA